The Mobula birostris isolate sMobBir1 chromosome 11, sMobBir1.hap1, whole genome shotgun sequence genome has a segment encoding these proteins:
- the znf668 gene encoding zinc finger protein 668, protein MALDGQEAAASQEPGRRNRRRGPYACPECGEVSSSLARLRSHTRSAHRPPGPPAKPLLRGGGRVVAKRSIRAKAEGIAAEITRTEAEENARGDGEPAAIERSAERGPAVAKRASRGRPRKVAALSSQAEANSEGQARENRTVTVSDKVITVGNRTVTGGDETLAMSDKIAIVTVDAGAEDVAAIAGGEEMAAMGLKMVAMGNKMVAMGDRVAACLAGGDEVAEMGSKMVAMGTRMVVGADRLVTGGDGMAAIGDEPVAGGDETAARSDEMGGESVAGDNRMVAGADRTVRRFSCPLCPKAYRTASELRAHGRSHTGEKPFPCGECGKAFARPVCLRVHAAQAHGPGPGRACLCAHCGKACASPAKLRVHERLHTGERPYACPDCGKAFADPSVCRKHRRAHAGLRPHVCPACGQRYAELKDLRNHQRRHTGERPFLCAACGKAFGRLSSLTCHQRIHAADKPHRCADCGKSFTQRSSWRNHRRTHSGERPFLCPACGRLFADPSSFRRHQRAHAGLRPHACDRCPKRFRQPADLALHRRVHTGERPHPCPDCGKAFAASWDLKRHRLAHSGLRPHACPDCGKAFAERAGLTKHRRTHTGERPYRCGRCDKAFGVSSGLRKHLRSHAQEPCPICPAVLEGRAALRRHQREHPPPPPSDGTPAPLPSASSPSSTAAPWRFPCLLCGKEFTRRSGLHRHQRAHAGTEGEREVQRGGEGGEEAERDVPQQVCQEVEEGATVSPQVKEEEEEQGERGHWPEEEGEEAKVQLPAGAGFQGEGC, encoded by the coding sequence ATGGCCTTGGATGGGCAGGAGGCTGCTGCAAGCCAGGAGCCCGGGAGGAGGAACCGGAGGCGCGGCCCCTATGCCTGCCCCGAGTGCGGTGAGGTCTCCTCCTCGCTGGCCCGCCTCCGTTCACACACACGCAGCGCCCACCGGCCCCCGGGACCCCCCGCCAAGCCACTGCTGCGGGGAGGAGGTCGGGTGGTGGCCAAGCGCAGCATCAGGGCAAAAGCTGAGGGAATCGCTGCAGAAATCACCAGGACAGAGGCCGAGGAAAATGCCAGGGGAGACGGCGAGCCAGCGGCAATCGAGCGCAGTGCGGAAAGAGGACCGGCAGTGGCAAAGCGAGCCTCCAGGGGCCGACCCAGGAAGGTGGCTGCACTGAGCTCCCAAGCAGAGGCCAATAGTGAGGGCCAGGCGAGGGAAAACAGGACGGTCACTGTGAGTGACAAGGTCATCACTGTGGGCAACAGGACAGTCACTGGGGGTGATGAGACCCTCGCCATGAGTGACAAGATTGCCATTGTCACTGTCGATGCTGGGGCTGAGGATGTGGCAGCAATTGCCGGGGGCGAGGAGATGGCTGCAATGGGCCTCAAGATGGTGGCCATGGGCAACAAGATGGTGGCCATGGGTGACAGGGTGGCCGCCTGCCTCGCCGGGGGCGATGAAGTGGCTGAAATGGGTAGCAAGATGGTCGCCATGGGCACCAGGATGGTGGTAGGGGCCGACAGGCTAGTCACCGGGGGTGATGGGATGGCTGCCATCGGTGATGAGCCAGTCGCTGGGGGTGACGAAACTGCTGCCAGGAGTGACGAGATGGGTGGCGAGTCTGTTGCTGGGGACAACAGGATGGTTGCTGGTGCTGACAGGACAGTCCGTCGCTTTTCCTGTCCGCTGTGCCCCAAGGCGTACCGGACTGCGTCAGAGCTGCGGGCCCACGGTCGTTCGCACACGGGTGAGAAGCCCTTCCCCTGCGGCGAGTGTGGCAAGGCTTTTGCTCGGCCTGTCTGCCTTCGGGTCCACGCTGCCCAGGCCCACGGCCCCGGTCCCGGCCGGGCCTGCCTCTGCGCCCACTGTGGCAAAGCCTGCGCTAGCCCGGCCAAGCTGCGGGTTCACGAACGCCTGCACACTGGAGAGCGGCCCTACGCCTGTCCTGATTGCGGCAAGGCCTTCGCTGACCCGTCAGTGTGTCGCAAGCACCGGCGGGCACACGCTGGCCTGCGGCCCCACGTCTGCCCCGCCTGTGGCCAGCGCTACGCCGAGCTCAAGGACCTGCGCAATCATCAGCGCCGGCATACGGGTGAGCGACCCTTCCTCTGCGCCGCCTGCGGCAAGGCCTTCGGCCGTCTCTCCTCGCTTACCTGTCACCAACGCATTCACGCCGCCGACAAACCCCACCGCTGTGCCGACTGCGGTAAGTCCTTCACCCAGCGCTCCTCCTGGCGCAACCATCGCCGTACCCACTCTGGCGAGAGGCCTTTTCTCTGCCCCGCCTGTGGCCGCCTCTTTGCCGATCCCTCCTCCTTCCGGCGTCACCAGCGGGCCCACGCCGGCCTGAGGCCCCACGCCTGCGACCGCTGCCCAAAGCGCTTCCGCCAGCCTGCCGACCTGGCCTTGCACCGCCGCGTGCACACCGGCGAGCGGCCGCATCCCTGTCCCGACTGCGGCAAGGCCTTCGCAGCCTCCTGGGACCTGAAGCGGCACCGGCTGGCCCACAGCGGCCTACGGCCCCATGCCTGCCCTGACTGCGGCAAAGCCTTCGCTGAGCGGGCTGGCCTCACCAAGCACCGGCGCACCCACACTGGTGAGAGGCCCTACCGCTGTGGCCGCTGTGACAAGGCTTTTGGTGTCTCTTCGGGCCTGCGTAAACACCTGCGCTCCCACGCCCAGGAGCCCTGCCCCATTTGCCCCGCTGTGCTGGAAGGCCGGGCCGCTCTCCGCCGCCACCAGCGGGAGCACCCGCCTCCCCCACCCTCGGATGGGACGCCGGCCCCCCTgccctctgcctcttccccctcCAGTACCGCGGCTCCCTGGCGCTTCCCCTGCCTCCTCTGCGGCAAGGAATTCACCAGGCGCTCGGGCCTGCACCGACACCAGCGAGCCCATGCCGGgacggagggtgagagggaggtgcagcgaggaggagaggggggagaggaggcagaGAGGGATGTTCCGCAGCAGGTGTGCCAGGAGGTGGAGGAGGGGGCTACTGTCTCCCCCCAGGTCAAGGAAGAAGAGGAGGAGCAGGGCGAGAGGGGGCACTGGccagaggaggagggggaagaggcgaAGGTCCAGCTGCCGGCTGGGGCTGGATTtcagggggagggatgttga